The Candidatus Aramenus sp. CH1 genome includes a region encoding these proteins:
- the cas6 gene encoding CRISPR system precrRNA processing endoribonuclease RAMP protein Cas6, producing the protein MLPPSFKHKEKIKNMYRLLPSPSLIFASLTKLWNSIAEPKDLIVIGDQNWTAYIVGRMADVIFAEVGYSIKPVTAIVGKDNHGNLRKARGFVGWVKYDFFLNKRYRNVMERLLGLAEFMGVGRSRGIGFGVRWTAEIKLKKENPIE; encoded by the coding sequence ATGCTTCCTCCGAGCTTTAAGCACAAAGAGAAGATAAAGAACATGTACCGCCTGCTTCCCTCTCCTTCTTTGATTTTCGCATCCCTAACTAAGTTGTGGAACTCAATAGCTGAACCAAAGGATTTAATTGTCATTGGAGATCAAAATTGGACTGCCTATATTGTGGGAAGGATGGCTGACGTTATATTTGCTGAGGTAGGGTATTCAATAAAGCCAGTAACCGCCATAGTTGGGAAAGATAATCACGGAAACTTAAGAAAGGCAAGGGGATTTGTGGGCTGGGTTAAGTACGACTTCTTTCTTAACAAAAGGTATAGGAACGTTATGGAAAGGCTTCTTGGCTTGGCTGAGTTCATGGGAGTTGGAAGGTCTAGGGGAATTGGCTTTGGGGTAAGGTGGACAGCGGAGATAAAGTTAAAAAAAGAAAACCCGATTGAATGA
- a CDS encoding DUF6364 family protein codes for MKVKVTLSIDKEILKRAKEIAIERNTTLSKIFEQSILELDALSAINMIIKDLGISPKLISFMKFYFCLRVLQR; via the coding sequence ATGAAGGTTAAGGTTACGTTATCAATAGATAAAGAGATCTTAAAGAGGGCTAAGGAAATAGCTATTGAGAGAAATACCACATTAAGCAAAATATTCGAACAGTCAATACTAGAGCTCGATGCCCTGTCAGCTATTAATATGATAATAAAGGATTTAGGCATATCGCCTAAGTTAATATCATTCATGAAGTTTTATTTTTGCTTGCGAGTATTACAGAGATGA
- a CDS encoding VapB-type antitoxin, translated as MSTVISIRIPKELKQLMDKVNVDWQTEIREYIKRRIREELLKYYLESSKPYLEQMKTIDNVELIREDREENS; from the coding sequence GTGTCTACGGTTATTAGTATACGTATACCTAAGGAGTTAAAGCAACTAATGGATAAGGTAAATGTGGATTGGCAGACCGAGATCCGTGAATATATAAAGCGAAGAATAAGGGAGGAGCTGTTGAAGTATTATCTTGAAAGCTCTAAGCCGTATTTAGAGCAGATGAAGACCATAGATAATGTTGAGTTAATAAGAGAGGATAGGGAGGAGAACAGTTGA
- a CDS encoding ATP cone domain-containing protein: MVRIKKRNGEYEEFNETKLYNSIIATGASPEVAHDIVEEV; this comes from the coding sequence ATGGTAAGGATAAAGAAAAGAAATGGAGAATACGAGGAGTTTAACGAAACTAAACTATATAACTCAATTATTGCAACTGGAGCTTCTCCAGAAGTAGCTCACGATATAGTAGAGGAGGTTTAA
- the csa3 gene encoding CRISPR-associated CARF protein Csa3, whose translation MTETKTYLSTMGFNESFVLRLLSRTNATRNNELVIIVPRPVVGGVAEAIDSLRASCSRMRYPDPRVEEVELGDFPSTLSQVLDVVLSSKGLIYANLSVGLRSMDVLILIAVLLSRKPFLAYLMSESGEGHDIVVKGDEVYSLLRDYTVEDLKLLHAIGKKGEATLSELAEELGKSEKTVVG comes from the coding sequence ATGACCGAAACTAAAACCTACTTAAGCACCATGGGATTTAACGAGAGCTTCGTCCTAAGGCTTCTCTCCAGGACTAACGCAACTAGGAACAACGAGCTCGTCATCATAGTTCCAAGACCAGTAGTAGGCGGGGTTGCAGAAGCGATAGACAGTTTAAGGGCATCTTGTTCCAGGATGCGTTACCCTGATCCCAGAGTGGAAGAAGTTGAATTGGGAGACTTTCCGTCAACCCTGTCCCAGGTTTTAGACGTAGTCCTTTCGTCAAAGGGATTAATTTACGCAAATTTAAGCGTTGGACTCAGATCCATGGACGTCCTCATACTTATCGCCGTTCTACTTAGTAGAAAACCGTTCCTTGCCTACCTCATGAGCGAGTCTGGGGAAGGGCACGACATCGTGGTTAAAGGAGATGAAGTGTACTCCCTCCTCAGGGATTACACAGTGGAGGACCTAAAGCTTTTACACGCAATAGGTAAAAAAGGAGAGGCAACGTTAAGCGAGTTGGCAGAGGAACTTGGAAAGAGCGAGAAAACTGTGGTAGGCTAA
- a CDS encoding glycosyltransferase family 2 protein: MNHCLYGTVYNNVNYVRDSVKSFFSPIYDKIVIVDSFSTDGTYEILKEMEKEYNLTILRYKSSRGKGRDYAIRHCPDNSITAYVDLDVIYNKNLEKAMKLNINRLSISGFQPTFIAYKETVVGKGGWKDLNAAEDSELVTRVGIDTFFPLVVGFNSRVIGLRESRYASSKISKLKRIWRVQTDYFRAGNNLDEVRLRRIPISLPFYISALLNGRYMNQKAIGNRLYSIYLFITNLKDPTDYGFDKNDMFFSMLIRDLEVINRKMKIDLNSEFCSKIPYVKKGLNKSEE; encoded by the coding sequence ATGAATCATTGTTTATATGGTACAGTTTACAACAACGTTAACTACGTTAGAGACAGTGTCAAATCCTTTTTCTCTCCTATATACGATAAAATAGTGATAGTAGATTCATTTTCCACAGACGGAACTTATGAGATTCTAAAAGAAATGGAAAAAGAATACAATTTAACAATTTTGAGATACAAATCTTCTAGAGGAAAAGGAAGGGATTACGCTATTAGGCATTGTCCAGATAATTCCATAACGGCTTACGTTGATTTAGACGTAATATATAATAAAAATCTTGAAAAGGCTATGAAGTTGAACATTAATAGACTAAGTATAAGTGGATTTCAACCAACTTTCATTGCATATAAAGAGACTGTTGTGGGAAAGGGAGGATGGAAAGACCTAAACGCGGCAGAGGATAGTGAGTTAGTAACGAGGGTAGGAATAGACACATTTTTCCCATTAGTGGTAGGATTTAACTCAAGGGTCATTGGTCTAAGAGAAAGTAGGTATGCCTCTTCTAAGATAAGTAAGTTAAAAAGAATATGGAGAGTTCAGACAGATTATTTTAGAGCAGGTAATAATTTGGACGAAGTGAGATTAAGAAGAATTCCTATCTCCCTGCCATTCTATATATCAGCGTTGCTTAATGGTAGGTATATGAATCAGAAGGCAATAGGCAATAGATTATATAGTATTTACTTATTCATAACTAATCTTAAAGATCCAACTGACTATGGGTTTGATAAAAACGATATGTTTTTCTCGATGCTGATAAGAGATTTAGAAGTCATTAACAGAAAGATGAAGATAGACCTAAACTCAGAGTTCTGTTCTAAAATACCTTACGTAAAAAA
- a CDS encoding type II toxin-antitoxin system VapC family toxin, protein MILDSSAIASMFFKDNYTERVRKLIANSGSEECKTLDFAYAEVSNVAWKRIISFGENQEYVLKNLKLAIDFLNKMCEITKVREIIDETVELALMEKTSFYDTAFLQLAMINNDKLLTIDLKFYNKLEQKYKKFVIIP, encoded by the coding sequence TTGATACTAGATTCTTCAGCCATAGCTTCAATGTTTTTCAAGGATAATTATACTGAGAGGGTAAGAAAATTAATAGCTAATAGCGGTAGTGAGGAATGCAAAACACTGGATTTCGCTTACGCAGAAGTATCTAATGTAGCTTGGAAGAGGATCATATCATTTGGCGAGAATCAAGAATATGTGCTGAAGAACTTAAAACTGGCAATAGACTTCTTGAACAAAATGTGTGAGATAACTAAAGTAAGGGAGATAATAGATGAAACCGTCGAGTTAGCGTTAATGGAGAAGACCTCATTTTACGATACAGCCTTCTTACAGCTTGCTATGATAAACAACGATAAGCTCTTGACAATCGATCTAAAGTTCTATAACAAACTTGAACAAAAATACAAGAAGTTTGTTATAATACCTTAG